The Oncorhynchus tshawytscha isolate Ot180627B linkage group LG05, Otsh_v2.0, whole genome shotgun sequence genome includes a window with the following:
- the LOC112251467 gene encoding basic immunoglobulin-like variable motif-containing protein has translation MPNSGDSSGPNVSGSQPGDQAMPLSQRPPPPDREDDQRGLLTTLTRDSLRTRRASSAELQLPWTCPVTHSREKFYTVCSDYALLNQAASLYRLPSTPREVAHSKQDGSGAPLVKSNTVDLSQGQGQPAGVEEASDEDFDMEGVSCSNTKPILAWEIDTTNFDAVLTRKPRTSNIKRVGTKKMKSSGGSRNLQDLPLHASQDEIKQRKVLDLRRWYCISRPQYKTSCGISSLVSCWNFLYSTLGAGSLPPISQEGALQILGFQPPFEEIKFGPFTGNATLMRWFRQINDNFRVRGCSYILYKPHGKHKTAGETAEGALLKLTLGLRDETMAYIYHCQNHYFCPVGFEATPFKAAKAYRGTLPTNEMEHWILIGEPSRKHPAIHCKKWADIVTDLNTQNPEYLDIRHTERGIQCRKTKKVGGNLHCIMAFQRVNWQKLGPWALNLENLRHDLHHQGSERAQGGLAEVQEDREKTSGKHQALARLGRSNSTGTSNQKDVAWKHLSNTTEYRHRSSPESDVEEDTTDD, from the exons ATGCCTAACAGTGGGGATAGTTCAGGACCTAATGTATCTGGGAGTCAGCCAGGCGACCAGGCTATGCCCTTGTCCCAGCGACCCCCACCccctgacagagaggatgaccaACGCGGCCTGCTGACCACTCTCACCCGGGACTCCCTGAGGACCCGGAGAGCCTCCAGTGCTGAGCTCCAGCTCCCATGGACCTGCCCTGTCACTCACTCCAGAGAGAAGTTCTACACAGTCTGCTCAGACTACGCCCTCCTCAACCAGGCTGCCTCTCTCTACCGGCTCCCCAGCACCCCCAGAGAGGTGGCCCACAGCAAGCAGGATGGCAGCGGGGCCCCATTAGTGAAGTCCAACACTGTGGACCtgtctcagggtcaggggcagccTGCAGGTGTAGAGGAGGCTTCAGACGAAGACTTTGACATGGAGGGGGTGTCCTGCAGCAACACCAAGCCTATCCTGGCTTGGGAGATTGATACCACTAACTTTGATGCTGTGCTAACTCGAAAGCCCAGGACAA GCAACATAAAGAGAGTTGGTACGAAGAAGATGAAGTCTTCAGGGGGCAGTAGGAACCTGCAGGACCTTCCTCTCCACGCCTCGCAGGACGAGATCAAACAGAGGAAAGTCCTGGACCTCAGGAGATG GTACTGTATCAGCCGCCCCCAGTACAAGACGTCATGTGGGATATCTTCATTAGTTTCCTGCTGGAACTTTCTGTACAGCACACTAGGAGCAGGGAG TCTCCCACCCATCTCCCAGGAGGGGGCTCTTCAGATCCTAGGCTTTCAGCCTCCTTTTGAGGAGATTAAGTTTGGTCCCTTTACAGGCAACGCTACTCTGATGAG ATGGTTCAGGCAAATCAATGACAATTTTCGTGTCCGAGGATGTTCCTATATTCTGTACAAACCCCATGGGAAACACAAGACAGCGGGGGAGACTG CTGAGGGGGCGTTGTTGAAGTTGACCCTGGGGTTAAGAGATGAAACCATGGCCTATATTTACCACTGTCAGAACCACTACTTCTGTCCTGTGGGCTTCGAGGCCACACCTTTCAAAGCAGCCAAGGCCTACAG GGGTACATTACCAACAAATGAAATGGAACACTGGATCCTGATTGGTGAACCAAGCAGGAAACACCCTGCTATTCACTGTAAAAA GTGGGCTGATATTGTTACagatctgaacacacaaaatccAGAATACCTTGATATTCGTCACACGGAGAGGGGAATTCAGTGCCGCAAAACCAAAAAG GTGGGAGGGAATCTTCACTGCATCATGGCTTTCCAGAGGGTCAACTGGCAGAAGCTAGGCCCCTGGGCCCTCAACCTGGAGAACCTGAGGCATGACCTCCACCACCAGGGGTCTGAGAGGGCCCAGGGGGGCTTAGCAGAGGTCCAGGAGGACAGGGAGAAGACCTCAGGAAAACACCAGGCTTTGGCCCGGCTAGGCCGCTCCAACAGCACAGGTACCAGTAACCAGAAGGACGTAGCTTGGAAACACCTGTCTAACACCACAGAGTACCGACACAGGAGCTCACCTGAGAGCGATGTTGAAGAAGATACCACAGATGACTGA